The following coding sequences are from one Brooklawnia cerclae window:
- a CDS encoding MFS transporter, giving the protein MAQSFSGQLQPTAAERHRVVGATIVGTTVEWYDFFIYANLAALVFQKLFFEPAGEEFATLLSLFTIGLSFLFRPLGAFLAGHFGDKLGRKPILVVTLLLMGAATTLVGLLPTFASAGMLAPILLIFLRILQGISAGGEWGGAVLMAVEHAPYGRRGAYGAFPQLGVPLGLLLASGMISGVSGVSPLISETFFDEWGWRIPFLFSIVLVVVGYYVRRSVEESPVFQEIAQAARQESAPIVVVFGKYGWLVVLCAFLFAGNNASGYMTAGGFLQSYATRPLDAGGLLGMNRTLVFGFVMIASAVWLVSTLVSGYICDMIGRRKTFIIGWLAQLVAVWLLFPLVNMGPERPLMFLAGVSVFAIPLGITYGPISSLYAETFPASVRFSGVSISYAIGAIIGGAFAPFVAQWLLQTFGTWVVIAVYLSIMTALGLTATLLLRARDNVPLDHGFEASGQWSTYQAEEVEVAGAAT; this is encoded by the coding sequence ATGGCACAGTCTTTTTCTGGGCAATTGCAACCTACGGCCGCCGAACGACACCGCGTCGTCGGCGCCACGATCGTCGGTACCACGGTCGAGTGGTATGACTTCTTCATCTACGCCAACCTGGCTGCGCTGGTCTTTCAGAAACTCTTCTTCGAACCGGCGGGCGAAGAGTTCGCAACATTGCTGTCGCTGTTCACGATCGGCCTGTCATTCCTGTTCCGACCGCTCGGCGCCTTCCTCGCAGGGCATTTCGGCGACAAGCTCGGCCGCAAACCCATACTCGTCGTCACACTGCTGCTCATGGGCGCCGCGACCACACTCGTCGGGCTCCTGCCGACCTTCGCATCCGCGGGTATGCTCGCGCCGATCCTGCTCATCTTCCTGCGCATCCTGCAGGGGATCTCGGCCGGAGGCGAGTGGGGCGGTGCCGTGCTCATGGCCGTCGAACATGCTCCCTACGGACGCCGCGGCGCCTACGGCGCCTTCCCCCAGCTCGGGGTGCCGCTCGGCCTGCTCCTCGCGTCGGGCATGATCTCGGGGGTCTCGGGGGTCTCGCCACTGATCTCGGAGACGTTCTTCGACGAGTGGGGCTGGCGTATCCCGTTCCTCTTCTCGATCGTGCTGGTCGTCGTCGGCTACTACGTGCGCCGCTCGGTCGAGGAGTCACCGGTCTTCCAGGAGATCGCCCAAGCAGCCCGCCAGGAGTCGGCGCCCATCGTCGTCGTCTTCGGCAAGTACGGCTGGCTCGTCGTCCTGTGCGCGTTCCTCTTCGCCGGGAACAACGCCTCGGGCTACATGACGGCCGGCGGCTTTCTGCAGAGCTACGCGACGCGTCCGCTCGATGCCGGCGGCCTGCTCGGCATGAACCGGACGCTCGTGTTCGGCTTCGTCATGATCGCCTCGGCGGTCTGGCTCGTCTCGACCCTCGTGTCGGGCTACATCTGCGACATGATCGGCCGTAGGAAGACGTTCATCATCGGCTGGCTCGCACAACTCGTCGCGGTGTGGCTGCTGTTCCCGCTTGTCAACATGGGCCCCGAGCGTCCGCTCATGTTCCTCGCCGGCGTGAGTGTCTTCGCCATACCGCTCGGTATCACCTACGGCCCGATCTCGTCGTTGTACGCCGAGACCTTTCCCGCATCGGTGCGCTTCTCGGGTGTCTCGATCTCGTATGCGATCGGCGCGATCATCGGTGGCGCGTTCGCGCCGTTCGTCGCACAGTGGCTGCTGCAGACGTTCGGCACGTGGGTGGTCATCGCTGTCTACCTGTCGATCATGACGGCACTCGGCCTCACCGCGACACTCCTGCTGCGTGCTCGCGACAACGTCCCCCTCGACCACGGCTTCGAGGCCTCGGGACAGTGGAGCACCTACCAGGCGGAAGAGGTCGAGGTGGCCGGCGCGGCCACATAG
- a CDS encoding MBL fold metallo-hydrolase produces the protein MGVKVVPIETRWAGFINYCYLLVDEDAREAALVDPSWDYGKIMDVLDAQGVVLRYILVTHSHLDHINLVRRFSERFPAASVVLSREEHDQSGFGEPGDRYVRDGERLPLGRGHIGCMVTPGHTRGSTCYLWEDNLFTGDTLFPDGCGICESHAAASALFDSVRRILSVVDPSTRLYSGHCYHVANGLTFERAMKTNIYLQIDSRETFCGFRMRPGQKNLFAFGSLACEED, from the coding sequence ATGGGCGTGAAGGTGGTGCCGATCGAAACGCGATGGGCAGGGTTCATCAACTACTGCTATCTCCTCGTGGACGAGGACGCCCGTGAGGCTGCCCTCGTCGATCCGTCGTGGGACTACGGGAAGATCATGGACGTCCTCGATGCACAAGGTGTGGTGCTGCGCTACATCCTGGTCACACACTCCCACCTCGATCACATCAACCTTGTCAGGCGGTTCTCCGAGCGTTTCCCCGCCGCATCGGTCGTGCTGTCACGCGAGGAGCACGACCAGAGCGGGTTCGGAGAACCTGGGGATCGCTACGTCCGGGACGGCGAGCGCCTGCCGCTCGGCCGTGGGCACATCGGGTGCATGGTCACGCCCGGTCACACGCGTGGAAGCACGTGCTACCTGTGGGAGGACAACCTGTTCACGGGTGACACCCTGTTTCCCGACGGATGCGGCATCTGCGAATCGCATGCGGCTGCAAGCGCACTTTTCGACAGCGTTCGTCGCATCCTGTCGGTCGTCGACCCGTCCACGCGGCTCTACTCGGGTCACTGCTATCACGTGGCCAACGGGCTCACCTTCGAGCGGGCGATGAAGACCAACATCTACCTGCAGATCGATTCGCGCGAGACGTTCTGCGGGTTTCGCATGAGACCCGGGCAGAAGAACCTGTTCGCCTTCGGCAGTCTGGCGTGTGAAGAGGACTGA
- a CDS encoding 4'-phosphopantetheinyl transferase superfamily protein, which yields MRPAQLDGLTTARFTLSFRGDEHGAVFGCLSTSDLPEERLDQLAGRWLHHTELERYAKLPLVRRKSSFLLGRLLAKTAVRGSGVEGDPRDIAIDSGIFGQPVLRDSGTAFRLTLSHTDGLLCAVVSDPGVPFGIDVERFVDDRVPSLRQALSGDFDRFAASRGLLSEEHFAFVLWTQKESVGKATNIGLTSPMSTYDISRFEWPVPGRIHAEFSNLTQFACETCCSERFAVSFAYPRLGALNRHLDELLADAEEAVGWA from the coding sequence GTGAGACCGGCGCAACTGGACGGACTGACCACAGCCAGGTTCACGCTGAGCTTCCGTGGAGACGAGCACGGCGCGGTGTTCGGCTGTCTGAGCACATCCGATCTTCCGGAGGAACGACTGGATCAGCTCGCAGGTCGCTGGCTGCACCACACCGAACTGGAGCGTTACGCGAAGCTCCCCCTCGTCCGGCGGAAGTCGAGTTTCCTGCTCGGGCGGCTGCTCGCCAAGACAGCGGTACGGGGCTCCGGGGTGGAGGGCGATCCGCGCGATATCGCGATCGACTCCGGGATCTTCGGCCAGCCGGTGCTGCGCGACAGTGGCACGGCGTTCCGCCTGACGCTCTCGCATACCGATGGTCTGCTCTGCGCCGTGGTCTCCGACCCCGGGGTGCCGTTCGGGATCGACGTCGAACGATTCGTGGACGACAGAGTCCCGTCCTTGCGGCAGGCGCTCTCCGGGGATTTCGACAGGTTCGCTGCGTCGCGAGGCCTCCTGTCCGAGGAGCATTTCGCATTCGTGCTGTGGACGCAGAAGGAGAGCGTCGGGAAGGCGACGAACATCGGTCTGACCTCGCCCATGTCCACCTACGACATCTCGAGGTTCGAGTGGCCCGTGCCCGGCAGGATCCACGCCGAGTTCTCGAACCTCACGCAGTTCGCGTGCGAGACCTGTTGTTCGGAGCGCTTCGCGGTGTCGTTCGCCTATCCGCGGCTAGGGGCCCTGAACCGTCATCTGGACGAACTTCTGGCGGACGCGGAGGAGGCGGTGGGATGGGCGTGA
- a CDS encoding ABC transporter permease, whose translation MRYLVLALRNIQNNVRRSATIAVFVFISVLVYLLLNAAVTSAQQKVDGAIVNSLLGHVQIRPDVDEPTAVIDMSADWGSPDHLTTGQTDQALEAARDSDRNAAAYRLIRTNMLVAKEGFDPVAFDSGDTSGAQIPSVAIGVDEGMHEYEKNLVLDSGAYLGSGGAYEVILSTSVAKQLDIVAGDTVTLISEDVNEEPTSLEARVAGIGNAQSLGGFEGKLCYLSYGAAAHLKGLDETASSEVIAFAKSTGESSALADDIDAAMGSDVIVTDWSTQGGYISAINLAYTGVFYIFLLIILLIVCILIVNMVSVAGLERTHEIATLRAIGFDRGRIVTIFVAEVLGAAVTGALVAYVVAAAIGIPLSSVTFAVGAPADAVVGQSFALDYDMLAGLPGIVLILLFVALATLMPSFHAASKDPAAALIEE comes from the coding sequence ATGAGATACCTCGTCCTCGCGCTGCGGAACATCCAGAACAACGTCCGCCGTTCCGCGACGATCGCGGTCTTCGTCTTCATCTCGGTGCTCGTCTACCTCCTTCTGAATGCCGCGGTGACCTCTGCGCAGCAGAAGGTGGACGGGGCGATCGTGAACTCGCTGTTGGGCCACGTTCAGATCCGGCCCGACGTGGACGAGCCGACCGCGGTCATCGACATGAGCGCCGACTGGGGGAGTCCCGACCACCTCACCACGGGCCAGACCGACCAAGCCCTGGAAGCCGCGCGCGACTCCGACCGCAACGCGGCGGCATATCGCCTGATCCGGACGAACATGCTCGTGGCCAAGGAAGGGTTCGACCCGGTGGCCTTCGATTCCGGCGACACGAGTGGTGCCCAGATCCCGTCGGTCGCGATCGGGGTCGACGAGGGGATGCACGAGTACGAGAAGAACCTCGTCCTGGATTCCGGAGCGTATCTCGGGTCCGGTGGGGCCTACGAAGTGATCCTGAGCACGAGCGTCGCCAAGCAGCTCGACATCGTGGCCGGCGACACGGTGACGCTCATCTCGGAAGACGTGAACGAGGAGCCCACGAGCCTCGAAGCCCGCGTCGCCGGTATCGGAAACGCCCAGAGCCTCGGTGGATTCGAGGGCAAGCTCTGCTACCTGAGCTACGGTGCCGCCGCACATCTGAAGGGTCTGGACGAGACAGCGAGCAGCGAGGTGATCGCGTTCGCGAAAAGCACCGGCGAATCGTCGGCCCTCGCCGACGACATCGACGCAGCCATGGGCAGCGACGTGATCGTCACCGACTGGAGCACGCAGGGTGGCTACATCAGTGCCATCAATCTCGCGTACACGGGAGTCTTCTACATCTTCTTGCTCATCATCCTGCTGATCGTCTGCATCCTCATCGTGAACATGGTGTCGGTGGCCGGCCTCGAACGCACCCACGAGATCGCCACGTTGCGGGCGATCGGCTTCGATCGAGGCAGGATCGTGACGATCTTCGTGGCCGAAGTCCTGGGTGCGGCAGTGACCGGAGCCCTGGTGGCCTACGTGGTAGCCGCGGCGATCGGGATACCGCTGAGTTCGGTCACCTTCGCGGTGGGCGCCCCTGCGGACGCCGTCGTCGGGCAGTCGTTCGCGCTGGACTACGACATGCTCGCCGGACTACCGGGAATAGTGCTGATACTGCTCTTCGTGGCACTGGCGACGTTGATGCCCTCGTTCCACGCCGCATCCAAAGACCCCGCCGCGGCTCTCATCGAAGAATAG
- a CDS encoding DUF4194 domain-containing protein, which translates to MTDTTTAPDEPWDGPFIAPVPMEDDPGALFPGDRGVLDPEVRRVLARLLQRRFLLADRNRDDWAVLMDNQQTIESRLGDLFIRLVVDHDRGVAYKEQVRSDELDIPILLRDDAYSRAETLVLVHLRTVYQRESTAGESSARVDVEEVEQTVLTYFSEADGDTARRQRAIRGALARLRQDGIVEEESEGRYRISPLVEIVLSSERLRELSDWLRDQAVRRARGDADDVPADEADDLGLAGDDDEEGDAL; encoded by the coding sequence ATGACTGACACCACGACGGCGCCGGACGAGCCCTGGGACGGCCCCTTCATCGCGCCGGTGCCGATGGAGGACGACCCCGGCGCGCTGTTCCCCGGCGACCGCGGCGTCCTCGACCCGGAGGTGCGGCGGGTGCTGGCGCGGCTCTTGCAGCGCCGCTTCCTGCTGGCCGACCGCAACCGCGACGACTGGGCCGTCTTGATGGACAACCAGCAGACCATCGAGTCGCGCCTGGGCGACCTGTTCATCCGACTCGTCGTCGACCACGACCGTGGCGTCGCCTACAAGGAGCAGGTGCGCTCCGACGAGCTCGACATCCCGATTCTGCTCCGGGACGACGCCTACTCGCGTGCCGAGACCCTCGTCCTGGTGCATCTGCGCACCGTCTACCAGCGCGAGTCGACCGCGGGGGAGTCGTCCGCGCGGGTCGACGTCGAGGAGGTCGAGCAGACGGTGCTGACCTATTTCTCCGAGGCCGACGGCGACACCGCCCGCCGCCAGCGCGCGATCCGCGGCGCGCTGGCCCGGCTGCGTCAGGACGGCATCGTAGAGGAGGAGTCCGAGGGTCGCTACCGGATCAGCCCGCTGGTGGAGATCGTCCTCAGTTCCGAGCGGCTGCGTGAGCTGAGCGACTGGTTGCGCGACCAGGCTGTCCGGCGCGCGCGAGGCGATGCCGACGACGTGCCCGCGGACGAGGCCGACGACCTCGGCCTCGCGGGCGACGACGATGAGGAAGGCGATGCGCTGTGA
- a CDS encoding DUF3375 domain-containing protein translates to MTNTRAEAAYRRSVTAFKNPTLELLHGRYAPLVVAVLSIVFTADRPAVAVADAHAEIGEAIDQLRAAGYDSDELRLPSGTAREICRYWVRVGWLVPQIDDDVEVYRLSAHAVGALEIAGRASGRGTRVSTSRVRTLMDAVERLADDAETDPAARLARLTAERDALDAEIARLRDGELEPLDDEQLLEEAENVLHLVRELPADFSRVAESIKAMQRDVVTDLRQDVRPTGEVLREYLQRGQHVMESTPEGRAFAGALRLIGDPEHIDRLTTQLRTLLAQPFAGLLGAEQRGELGAIGRRVEQGVQEVLTAQRRASHVITAQVRTHDPIRDRQVDDLLRDVMSGLQAWMQVSRPNDQVEPVRGFPVADIGHLRQSVSDIRPPAAPAPLAAADDVEFLDADTRSWGGPRYQELEEYVLSLGGNFDLGAAFEAATDETRRPVDLLGLLEIAHRNGMIESDAVSVVEARRPDGTSRRFAFGAVTARALKDQKAEDDD, encoded by the coding sequence ATGACGAACACCCGCGCAGAGGCCGCCTACCGGCGTTCGGTCACGGCATTCAAGAACCCGACGCTCGAGCTGCTCCACGGCCGCTACGCCCCGTTGGTCGTCGCCGTGTTGTCGATCGTGTTCACCGCCGACCGGCCCGCTGTAGCCGTCGCCGACGCGCACGCAGAGATCGGCGAGGCCATCGATCAGCTGAGGGCGGCCGGCTACGACTCCGACGAGCTGAGGCTGCCGTCCGGCACCGCCCGCGAGATCTGCCGGTACTGGGTGAGAGTCGGCTGGCTGGTGCCGCAGATCGACGACGACGTCGAGGTCTACCGGCTCTCGGCCCATGCCGTCGGCGCGCTCGAGATCGCGGGACGCGCCAGCGGGCGGGGAACCAGGGTGTCGACGTCGCGCGTCCGCACCCTGATGGACGCCGTCGAGCGGCTCGCGGACGACGCGGAGACCGATCCCGCGGCGCGGCTGGCGCGGCTGACGGCTGAACGGGATGCCCTCGACGCCGAGATCGCCCGGCTCCGGGACGGTGAGCTCGAGCCTCTCGACGACGAGCAGCTGCTGGAGGAGGCCGAGAACGTCCTCCACTTGGTCAGGGAGCTGCCTGCCGACTTCTCTCGTGTCGCCGAGTCGATCAAGGCCATGCAGCGTGACGTCGTCACCGACCTGCGCCAGGACGTCCGCCCCACCGGCGAGGTACTTCGCGAATACCTTCAGCGGGGTCAGCACGTCATGGAGTCCACGCCGGAGGGCCGTGCGTTTGCCGGTGCACTGCGTCTCATCGGCGATCCGGAGCACATCGACCGGCTCACCACCCAGCTGCGCACCCTGCTCGCGCAGCCCTTCGCCGGCCTCCTGGGCGCCGAGCAGCGCGGCGAGCTCGGGGCCATCGGACGGCGGGTGGAACAAGGCGTCCAAGAGGTTCTGACCGCCCAGCGGCGCGCGTCCCATGTGATCACCGCGCAGGTCCGCACCCATGACCCGATCCGGGATCGGCAGGTCGACGACCTGCTCCGCGACGTGATGTCGGGCCTGCAGGCGTGGATGCAGGTCTCCAGGCCGAACGACCAGGTCGAGCCGGTGCGTGGTTTTCCCGTCGCCGACATCGGGCACCTGCGCCAGTCGGTCAGCGACATCCGCCCGCCGGCCGCGCCCGCGCCCCTCGCGGCGGCCGACGACGTCGAGTTCCTGGACGCCGACACCCGCTCGTGGGGCGGGCCGCGTTATCAGGAGCTGGAGGAGTACGTGCTGAGCCTGGGCGGCAACTTCGATCTGGGCGCGGCGTTCGAGGCGGCGACGGACGAGACCCGTCGTCCCGTGGATCTCCTGGGTCTGCTGGAGATCGCCCACCGCAACGGCATGATCGAAAGCGACGCCGTCTCGGTCGTCGAGGCCCGCAGGCCCGACGGGACGAGCCGCCGGTTCGCCTTCGGCGCGGTCACTGCCCGAGCCCTGAAAGACCAGAAGGCGGAAGACGATGACTGA
- a CDS encoding ABC transporter permease, with amino-acid sequence MLAAIMIAFRNLGKTIRKSSLLALAVFLCSTILLIAFFAFNGVERQTLRNYVNVQAGHVIVLWDDLAESDKSSPQRFINVYEALTYHPDEARENQEALTTVESWLTDNEDQVDRTFPIVRRNAVIETIQTTDSTFLTYSLTSEHRDFLVDNKSLSLAEGRFPDANADEVVISQDKAASLGLTVGDEVDIATITDAGQTVNTRFTVCGIYTDGAFYENLYGFLDDETARRVYAVPDGSYDSMLVFLKDRSDAQGFADGLEDRLQADGTVLHAESYLDANTFYNNTPAMIKAVFGAFIVFVLLIIALGMQSSVKMSLYQRMKEIGSMRAIGFGKAQVYTMIFFETFFLTVAALIPALVVSLGFVLIFEDRGIFVGPAASALFGGQYFYPEARAQQVGIVLAIMLGFSLLSTIQPGLAMVNQTIVDMMNRNMKSRRQAKLEAQLVRSASATA; translated from the coding sequence ATGCTGGCTGCCATCATGATCGCGTTTCGCAACCTCGGCAAGACCATCAGGAAATCGAGCCTGCTCGCCCTGGCCGTGTTTCTCTGCTCGACGATCCTCCTGATCGCGTTCTTCGCCTTCAACGGAGTCGAGCGTCAGACCCTCAGGAACTACGTCAATGTGCAGGCGGGGCATGTCATCGTCCTGTGGGACGATCTCGCCGAATCCGACAAGTCCTCGCCCCAGCGGTTCATCAATGTCTACGAGGCGCTCACCTATCACCCCGACGAAGCGCGCGAGAACCAGGAAGCTCTCACGACGGTCGAGAGCTGGCTCACCGACAACGAGGACCAGGTCGATCGCACGTTCCCCATCGTCAGGCGCAATGCCGTGATCGAGACGATCCAGACGACCGATTCGACGTTCCTCACCTACAGCCTCACCTCCGAGCATCGGGACTTCCTCGTCGACAATAAGTCGCTCTCGCTCGCCGAAGGCCGGTTCCCGGACGCGAATGCGGACGAGGTCGTCATCAGCCAGGACAAGGCCGCCAGCCTCGGGCTCACGGTGGGGGACGAGGTGGACATCGCCACGATCACCGACGCGGGACAGACCGTCAACACCCGCTTCACGGTCTGCGGTATCTACACCGATGGTGCGTTCTACGAGAATCTCTACGGTTTCCTCGACGACGAGACCGCGCGACGGGTCTACGCGGTGCCCGACGGCTCGTACGACAGCATGCTGGTCTTCCTGAAGGACAGGTCTGACGCTCAGGGGTTCGCGGATGGGCTTGAGGACCGGCTGCAGGCCGACGGTACGGTGCTGCACGCCGAGTCCTATCTGGACGCCAACACCTTCTACAACAACACCCCCGCGATGATCAAGGCCGTGTTCGGAGCGTTCATCGTCTTCGTCCTGTTGATCATCGCGCTCGGGATGCAGTCCTCGGTGAAGATGAGCCTGTATCAGCGCATGAAAGAGATCGGATCCATGAGGGCCATCGGATTCGGCAAGGCGCAGGTGTACACGATGATCTTCTTCGAGACCTTCTTCCTCACCGTGGCCGCCCTGATCCCGGCGCTCGTCGTGTCCCTGGGTTTCGTGCTCATTTTCGAGGACCGGGGTATCTTCGTCGGCCCGGCGGCGAGCGCCCTGTTCGGGGGGCAGTACTTCTATCCGGAGGCCCGTGCCCAGCAGGTCGGCATCGTGCTCGCCATCATGCTCGGGTTCTCCCTGCTCTCCACCATCCAGCCCGGCTTGGCGATGGTCAACCAGACGATCGTCGACATGATGAACAGGAACATGAAGAGCCGCCGCCAGGCGAAGCTGGAAGCCCAGCTCGTGAGGTCGGCCTCTGCGACCGCCTGA
- a CDS encoding VOC family protein, producing the protein MLRLTDFVIDCPDPMRLATFYADVVGREVAAGSDDGWASVRCGEIQLAFQRVDDYRPPEWPSSDHPQQYHLDFEVDEFEPEQRRVIELGATLQKDFVRPDGYGWRVFTDPVGHPFCLCRNACPSNLVPDEASA; encoded by the coding sequence ATGCTGAGATTGACCGATTTCGTCATCGATTGCCCCGACCCGATGAGGCTCGCGACGTTCTATGCGGACGTGGTAGGCCGTGAGGTCGCCGCCGGAAGTGACGATGGCTGGGCCAGCGTCCGCTGCGGAGAGATCCAGCTGGCATTTCAGCGGGTAGACGACTACCGGCCTCCGGAGTGGCCCAGTAGCGATCATCCCCAGCAGTACCACCTTGACTTCGAAGTGGACGAATTCGAGCCGGAACAGCGCCGCGTCATCGAACTCGGCGCGACGCTGCAGAAGGATTTCGTCAGGCCTGACGGGTATGGCTGGCGGGTCTTCACCGATCCGGTCGGGCATCCCTTCTGCTTGTGCCGCAACGCGTGCCCCTCAAATCTGGTGCCGGACGAGGCTTCCGCATAG
- a CDS encoding ABC transporter ATP-binding protein: MISVQDVTKRYALGKTTITALDHVTLDIDAGEFLAIGGSSGSGKSTLLNVVGCLDSPTSGSVEIDGEQTDRLSQSKLNSLRLNKIGFIFQAFNLVASLNVFENIELPLLIQKNISTAQRRERVRFFIEKVGLADRMRNKPVELSGGQRQRVAVARALATKPRVVLADEPTANLDTQTGIEIINLMHTISREEGTAFVFSTHDPKVMSRADRLIHLQDGRIIDEVVNPGDRAEQILFSSDASAERRGKTGARKEVTI; encoded by the coding sequence ATGATCTCCGTGCAGGACGTGACGAAGCGCTATGCGCTGGGGAAGACGACCATCACGGCACTCGACCACGTGACGCTGGACATCGACGCCGGGGAGTTCCTCGCGATCGGCGGGTCGTCGGGGAGCGGCAAGTCCACGCTCCTGAACGTCGTCGGGTGCCTCGACAGCCCGACGAGCGGATCCGTGGAGATCGACGGCGAGCAGACCGATCGGCTCTCGCAGTCCAAGCTCAATTCGCTCAGGCTGAACAAGATCGGCTTCATCTTCCAGGCATTCAATCTGGTCGCATCGCTCAATGTCTTCGAGAACATCGAGCTTCCGCTGCTCATCCAGAAGAACATCTCCACAGCGCAACGGCGTGAGCGGGTGAGGTTCTTCATCGAGAAGGTGGGACTCGCCGATCGCATGCGCAACAAGCCGGTCGAGTTGTCGGGTGGGCAGCGCCAGAGGGTTGCTGTGGCGCGCGCCCTCGCGACGAAGCCGAGAGTGGTCCTGGCCGATGAGCCGACCGCCAACCTCGACACCCAGACCGGTATCGAGATCATCAACCTGATGCACACGATCAGTCGTGAGGAAGGTACCGCCTTCGTGTTCTCGACCCACGACCCGAAGGTGATGAGCCGAGCCGATCGCCTGATCCATCTCCAGGACGGAAGGATCATCGACGAGGTGGTCAACCCGGGCGACAGGGCCGAGCAGATCCTGTTCTCCTCCGATGCCTCCGCGGAAAGGAGAGGGAAGACGGGCGCCCGGAAGGAGGTGACGATATGA
- a CDS encoding acyltransferase domain-containing protein, which yields MKRVFCYAGQGSQYYQMGRELYEGDRAFRAVFDRYDALASVHRRTRLAAVIYAKDRRASDPFEAIEDTHFAIPVIQLALTEMLDFKGYTPDVVIGTSLGEYVALVVAGRLSADALFKMLALQVSLLRSEFGDRRGEPGQGMASVFVKDDSESDSLVPFAGSFAGRVGQDTVVFSGLRPALDRIMDFCRLHGLLAQRMSVPYAFHNVLMERIRPGFVACCPEPDGPGSSITHMTCSVGPEQRDGREGLFDILRRPFDFHEAFMRLDKGESYHVSDLSPSGIFIRPVRASLGRVGAHESRVVPLLSVFGSDLTRLSAYQREGSSAASAS from the coding sequence ATGAAACGCGTCTTCTGCTACGCGGGGCAGGGCTCCCAGTACTACCAGATGGGACGCGAGCTCTACGAGGGCGACCGGGCGTTCAGGGCCGTCTTCGACCGGTACGACGCTCTCGCGAGCGTTCATCGTCGGACGAGGCTCGCCGCCGTCATCTACGCGAAGGACAGGAGGGCGTCCGATCCGTTCGAGGCGATCGAGGACACCCACTTCGCGATCCCTGTCATTCAGCTGGCCTTGACCGAGATGCTCGACTTCAAGGGGTACACGCCCGACGTCGTCATCGGGACTTCCCTGGGCGAATACGTGGCGCTCGTGGTCGCGGGGCGACTGTCGGCCGACGCCCTGTTCAAGATGCTCGCATTGCAGGTCTCGTTGTTGCGTTCCGAGTTCGGGGACAGGCGAGGGGAGCCCGGGCAGGGCATGGCGAGCGTCTTCGTCAAGGACGACTCGGAGTCCGACAGTCTCGTTCCGTTCGCCGGATCGTTCGCGGGCAGGGTCGGACAGGACACCGTCGTCTTCAGCGGTCTGCGCCCGGCACTCGACCGGATCATGGATTTCTGCCGACTCCACGGATTGCTGGCTCAGAGGATGTCGGTTCCCTACGCGTTCCACAACGTACTCATGGAGCGTATCCGCCCGGGGTTCGTCGCCTGCTGCCCGGAGCCGGACGGACCTGGCTCGTCCATCACGCACATGACGTGTTCGGTGGGCCCGGAGCAGCGGGACGGCCGAGAGGGGCTCTTCGACATCCTGCGCCGCCCCTTCGACTTCCATGAGGCTTTCATGCGCCTTGACAAGGGAGAAAGTTACCACGTCAGCGACCTCAGCCCGTCGGGCATCTTCATCCGCCCCGTGAGGGCCTCGCTCGGGCGGGTGGGCGCTCACGAATCGCGGGTCGTGCCGCTCCTGTCGGTCTTCGGCTCCGACCTGACCAGACTGTCGGCGTATCAGCGCGAAGGCTCCTCGGCGGCATCGGCTTCCTGA